The segment TCCGCAGCGGTTCTTACTTCGATGATTTGATATTGGTCTAAAAGCATGTGTGTGGGCAGAATTTGAAGGTAAAAAAGTTTTGTAAGAGTTGGGTTTGCAAAAATACAGAAAAAGCCGTATTTTAGAGTTGTCGAGAAGGGGGTAGCTTTGCGTTTTTGAAAAGAATACCGCCCAGCGTGGCTTTCAAGGCTACTTTGCAGCCTGCACCCAGTTTCTAAATTGTGAGAGGCTTAGGGCAGTCTTCTGTTTTTAAGTTTGTTATCTTTTCCTTTTATCTTATTTTATCTTGCTTTTTACCCATGAAAAATCTCATTTTACGTCCTCAAAATCGCATTTTTATTCTGTTGGCAATTATAGGATTATTACTTTTATTGGTTTTTTTACAAAGTCATAAGACCATCAATCCACAAACCGAACCGCCCCTTCAAACTACCAAAAAATTATTAAGCCTCAAATGCTCGAAACCGCGCTCAACAAGCCCAATTACGCACGTGATGCTGCATTTTTGCAGTTATGCGATAGAAAATCCTACAAATCCTTACCGTTTTGAGGATATTTTCAAGACTTTTGAAACCTATGGCGTTTCGGCGCACTACCTTATCGATAGAGAAGGGCAGATTTATCAGTTGGTAGAGGAAAATCGGGTTGCGTATCACGCTGGAAAAGGGCATTTGCCACACGAAGCGCACCGCCAAAATGACCTCAACGGGCGTTCTATCGGAATAGAAATGATGGCGATTGGCACAAAAAAAGAGATGAAAATGTTTATGTCGGAAGCGCAATATGAGCAAATTCCGAAAGACTGTATTGGTTTTACAGAGGCACAATATAAAAGTTTGAACCTTTTATTAGCAGATATTCGCAAACGACATAGCACAATTTCCTATGACCGAAAACATATCGTTGGGCATGACGAGTACGCTCCTACGCGCCGAAGCGACCCAGGTAGCCTTTTTGATTGGAAAAAAATAGGACTTTAATATCTTAAATTTTATTTTTTATAGCTTTTTCTATCAAAATTTTTTACCAAATTATTTTTATACTGCTATGCTCGCCCTTTGCATCACCTTATACCTTCTTCTGACGCTAATTTTAGGTTATTTGGCTTCTTTGAAAGTAAAAAATACGGCAGATTTCGTTGTGGCAGGGCGCAGTTTGCCCCTTTTTATGGCGGCGACGGTAATGTTTGCCACTTGGTTTGGCTCTGAAACTATCGTAGCCTCGCCTGCCGAATTTGTGGAAAAAGGCGTTTTAGGACTTATCCAAGACCCTTTTGGGGCAGCTTTGTGCCTTTTTTTGGTAGGATTTTTTTATGCGCGAAAGCTATACAGTTTGAATTTGCTCACCTTTTGCGACTATTTTAAAATCCGTTTTGGTAAAAAAACAGAACTTCTTTCAGCCCTTCTTATCATTCCCTCTTATTTTGGTTGGATAGGGGCGCAACTTGTGGCACTCAAAATTATTATGGGAACAGTTTTGGGAATAGACGAATATACAGGTTTATTGATTGGTGCAGCTTTGGTAACTTTTTATACCTATATCGGTGGCATGTGGGCAGTTTCACTCACCGATTTTTTGCAGACCTTTGTTATCATTGGCGGCTTGCTTGCTGTTTTAGTTGGAATTTTAATAGAAATAGAAGATTTATCTATCTTACTACAAGCCCCTGCCCATAAACCCGATTTTTGGAATCTGACTCCCAAAGAATTAGACCTGCCAAGCAGCATGACCTATCTTGCAGCTTGGATAACGATAGGGTTGGGTTCGATACCACAACAAGATGTTTTTCAGCGCGTTATGGCGGCAAAAAGCCCTAAAACGGCTGTGCAGGCTTCGCATGTAGGCGGCTTGATGTACCTTAGCTTGGGGCTTGTGCCTGTCCTGATGGTATGGGCGGGGATTCAGGTTTATCCAGATTTGGCGCAAAAAGGGGAAAATTTGTTGCCAACTTTGGTATTAAATCATAGCCATATCGCTATTCAGGTACTCTTTTTTGGGGCATTGCTCTCGGCTGTGATGAGTACGACCAGCGGCGCGATATTAGCTCCAGCTTCTGTTTTGGGAGAGAATATTATCCGCCATTTTAAAAAAGACATTTCCGATAAACATCTTTTACTTACCATTCGAATTTCTATTATTTTTGTCATGCTTTTTTCATTAGCAATGGCAATTTGGAAGCCTAATATTCACGAATTGGTAGCCCAATCCTCTATTTTTTCGTTAGTATCGCTTTTCGTACCCCTTACGGCAGGCTTGTATTGGAAAAAAGCAAGTCCTGTGGGTGCGTTTCTCTCTATGTGTTTGGGTATGATAGCTTGGGGAATTGCTGAATTTGCCTTTGCAGAAGCGGCAGTGCCACCGCTGATATGGGGTTTATTAGGAAGCGGCTTGGCAATGTGGTGTGGCAGCCTTTGGGAAGCGGCACGCAATAAGTAGGCTTTTTTGATTGTATTTAAAACCAAATTTGACATAAAACATGGAAAATCAGACTAAAATTAGCAACATTGCACACTTAGATTTAGAAAAATCTTATAGTTATGCCGATTATCTCACGTGGCAATTTTCAGAAATTGTCGAATTGATACGTGGCAAAGTCTTTCGAATGTCGCCTGCGCCCAAATCAAAGCATCAGGCTATTTCGCGCAATCTGACCATTCTTTTGGGTATCCATTTCAAAAGAAAAACCTGCCGTTTGTATGAAGCTCCCTTCGATGTGCGCCTTTCGCGTGCCAAAGACCCAAAAGAAATTACAACAGTGGTGCAGCCCGACCTTTGTGTCATTTGCGACATAGAAAAAATAGACGAAAATGGCTGCTTGGGTGCGCCCGATTTAGTGATAGAAATTCTTTCAAAGGGTAATTCTAAAAAAGAAATGCAAATCAAATATGAATTGTATTGTGAAGTAGGCGTGCGCGAATATTGGATAATTGACCCCGAAAGAGAGCATATTTTTCAATTTATCCTACAAAAAGACTTTGAAAATCCCGAAAAAAATATGTATTTCCTAAAAAAAATATATTTAGCCGAAGACAAAATCACTGCCCACATTTTCCCCGATTTACAGTTTGAAGTAGCGGAGGTGTTTGAGGATTGAGGATTTTTTTGTACATTTGCTTCTGTGTTTTTGTGAATCTTAAACACAAAAGCATAACTTTTACATAACAACTTATTACAAAAATCATTTAAAACTTATGTCTATACAAATAAAAAATTCACTACAAGAAGAGATAGACAGGAAAATTGCGGACATCAAAACAAATGCAATGAGTATGTCGATTGGAGAATTGGCGCACCTTTACGAACATGAAGAACTTGAAATTCAGCCCGCTTTTCAACGTTTGTATCGTTGGGATATTGAGCAAAAGTCAAATTTAATTGAGAGTATTTTATTGGGTATCCCCCTGCCTCCTATTTTTGTGCAGGCAGACGAAAACGGCGT is part of the Hugenholtzia roseola DSM 9546 genome and harbors:
- a CDS encoding sodium:solute symporter family protein; translated protein: MLALCITLYLLLTLILGYLASLKVKNTADFVVAGRSLPLFMAATVMFATWFGSETIVASPAEFVEKGVLGLIQDPFGAALCLFLVGFFYARKLYSLNLLTFCDYFKIRFGKKTELLSALLIIPSYFGWIGAQLVALKIIMGTVLGIDEYTGLLIGAALVTFYTYIGGMWAVSLTDFLQTFVIIGGLLAVLVGILIEIEDLSILLQAPAHKPDFWNLTPKELDLPSSMTYLAAWITIGLGSIPQQDVFQRVMAAKSPKTAVQASHVGGLMYLSLGLVPVLMVWAGIQVYPDLAQKGENLLPTLVLNHSHIAIQVLFFGALLSAVMSTTSGAILAPASVLGENIIRHFKKDISDKHLLLTIRISIIFVMLFSLAMAIWKPNIHELVAQSSIFSLVSLFVPLTAGLYWKKASPVGAFLSMCLGMIAWGIAEFAFAEAAVPPLIWGLLGSGLAMWCGSLWEAARNK
- a CDS encoding N-acetylmuramoyl-L-alanine amidase — translated: MKNLILRPQNRIFILLAIIGLLLLLVFLQSHKTINPQTEPPLQTTKKLLSLKCSKPRSTSPITHVMLHFCSYAIENPTNPYRFEDIFKTFETYGVSAHYLIDREGQIYQLVEENRVAYHAGKGHLPHEAHRQNDLNGRSIGIEMMAIGTKKEMKMFMSEAQYEQIPKDCIGFTEAQYKSLNLLLADIRKRHSTISYDRKHIVGHDEYAPTRRSDPGSLFDWKKIGL
- a CDS encoding Uma2 family endonuclease, yielding MENQTKISNIAHLDLEKSYSYADYLTWQFSEIVELIRGKVFRMSPAPKSKHQAISRNLTILLGIHFKRKTCRLYEAPFDVRLSRAKDPKEITTVVQPDLCVICDIEKIDENGCLGAPDLVIEILSKGNSKKEMQIKYELYCEVGVREYWIIDPEREHIFQFILQKDFENPEKNMYFLKKIYLAEDKITAHIFPDLQFEVAEVFED